The DNA window CTATCAAAGCAAGTCTGGAACTGATGTCCCATCAGTCAGCTTCCATTTCTTTTTAGGAGGAGGatctacctgaacttgtccaaaaATAAAATACTTTTGCTTGTCCCAAAAGTTTTCTGAATGTTGTGCCTACTGACCTCCAaattaaaatatttttaaatCACACAATTGACACTGACACGCATGGGATTGATCACAAGTCCTGGAACCCTATCAGTATTGTCTCtgctgtccactttgttcagagtAGTGCAATATTTCTTATAGGGCTTCAGTTTTTGGGATAAAGCCTTACCGAAGGCACTATGCATCTCAAGACCATTTAATACACCCTTTTGTGAGGCAACAATTTTGTGGCTGAAGTCTTGGAAAGATGTGACTgaactttttttcacattttgtttatCTTCATAGTTGTGAAGATCTGTACATGCAATGATTTTCTGTGTGTTATAATGATCTGTTGTAAGGCGTAGAGACTCTACTCCACTCTGTCAGGCTTGCAGTACACTATACCAAATGTCCTTTCAGTTCCAGAAGGCAGAGGCTGACATGGAGTACATGGAGAAACGGCTGAGGCTGGAATTCCTGACAAGTGCTCCAGAGAACGGTGCAGCAGAGGTGAATACATACATGGATGCCACAGTACTTAGTTACAAAACATGTCCTCAGACCAGTCACCCAACACCTTTCCACTCCATCCACAGAAGGCAATGCCATCTTATACATCTTTGAACTTCTGGCATGCAGACAGATGTCTCCATTTGTCTATTTACCCAACAGTCTGTCAAATCAATGACTGACTCGTGTCTGACCACAGGAAAACCCTGTGAAGCTGCTGGAGAACCTGTCTGCCATTAAGGTGAGGCATGCGGCCTTGTGCACACAAGTACAGGAGATTGCAGCCGAGCAGAAGCAGTCAATGGACTCCATTCGAGCACACCTCGACACCACTGTGCAGCTGGTGCAACAGTTACAGCAGACTGCTGACGTTGAGGTAGCCCATTCCCTCCACGTACATCCGACAATGTCAATTGGCCCTTTTCAAAGTTAGGGTGGCAAAATCATGTGCAATTGAGAATTTGTACTGTTTTGTAGATTCCACCACTGACTGAGATGGAGCAGGAGTCTGCAGATTTCCTTGGTTTATCAGTCAATCAAAACACAGCAGAGGTAAGGCCATTTGCTCGCGCTAAGATGTCATTGCATACAGGAGCAGAGCGTACAGAGAAACTATTTTTGACAGATGTCATTCCGTGTAACACCATCTATGCCATTGTATGTGCACTGCTTCTTATAGTCCAATTTTACGTCTCTTGCCATTCAGAGAAATATAAAGCTTGACTGCTCAGGATTTCtcaaactgaacaaaaataaacgcaatatgcaaaaatgtcaaagattttgctgagttagttcataaggaaatcagtcaattgaaataaataaa is part of the Oncorhynchus clarkii lewisi isolate Uvic-CL-2024 chromosome 10, UVic_Ocla_1.0, whole genome shotgun sequence genome and encodes:
- the LOC139419490 gene encoding SKA complex subunit 2-like; the protein is MNQTSGFIFTGLHEECQLFNMETAVDKLEAMFQKAEADMEYMEKRLRLEFLTSAPENGAAEENPVKLLENLSAIKVRHAALCTQVQEIAAEQKQSMDSIRAHLDTTVQLVQQLQQTADVEIPPLTEMEQESADFLGLSVNQNTAELLMSMEPSVQEQPQLVP